A single region of the Hemiscyllium ocellatum isolate sHemOce1 chromosome 21, sHemOce1.pat.X.cur, whole genome shotgun sequence genome encodes:
- the LOC132825672 gene encoding probable G-protein coupled receptor 34, translated as MNVTSERQNLTCNYKAGSLEKSVLPVLYSCIVCVGSPANCLALLIFTRQSVKKHGILVYLVNLSVADLINCLVLPFRIVLLIRGDGLAENSGACMVVTAIINLGFYSTLACRTLCIILISFGRYVMIVKHHSNKLSAFNDATFAKYACVVSWTLGILIVSIPLIHMLKQMSTSEFMCYSVKVYKGTQGTSILFVFISTVFFIFLMIFIVFYIFIIMHLIKVSRSSTVQQNQGLHIRTQFIIFAAVATFIACHLPYYSYQITSSIYRITHNDCQHLEQLQKAKVVLLWLVSFNSCLDPILYYIIPKRSSRYRFNTEQQSIT; from the coding sequence ATGAATGTCACCTCAGAAAGGCAGAATCTGACATGTAATTACAAAGCTGGTTCACTGGAGAAGAGTGTCCTTCCTGTCCTGTACTCTTGCATTGTTTGTGTTGGATCGCCAGCTAATTGCCTCGCCTTGCTGATATTTACAAGGCAATCTGTGAAGAAACATGGAATCCTTGTCTATCTGGTGAATCTGTCAGTGGCTGATCTGATCAACTGCCTGGTCCTTCCATTCAGAATAGTTCTGCTTATCAGAGGTGACGGCTTGGCAGAAAACTCTGGGGCATGTATGGTTGTAACTGCTATCATTAACTTGGGTTTCTATTCTACACTGGCGTGCAGGACATTATGCATTATCCTCATAAGCTTTGGCAGGTATGTAATGATTGTGAAGCACCACAGTAACAAACTGAGTGCATTTAATGACGCAACTTTTGCAAAATATGCTTGTGTTGTGTCCTGGACTCTAGGAATTCTAATTGTATCAATACCTTTAATTCACATGTTAAAACAAATGAGTACATCTGAATTTATGTGCTACAGTGTCAAGGTTTACAAAGGCACACAGGGCACTTCCATTTTGTTTGTATTCATTTCAACAGTGttctttatttttttaatgatctttattgtcttttatatctttatcaTAATGCATTTAATCAAAGTGAGCAGAAGCAGTACAGTTCAACAAAACCAGGGTCTTCACATTCGAACACAGTTCATCATTTTTGCCGCAGTAGCTACTTTCATTGCTTGTCATTTGCCATATTACAGCTATCAAATCACATCAAGCATTTATCGAATTACTCACAATGACTGCCAACACCTCGAGCAACTGCAAAAGGCAAAGGTTGTATTACTGTGGCTAGTTTCATTCAACAGTTGTTTAGATCCTATTCTATACTATATCATTCCCAAGCGATCATCAAGATATAGATTCAATACAGAACAACAAAGCATTACATAA